One genomic segment of Cellulophaga sp. HaHaR_3_176 includes these proteins:
- the pyrE gene encoding orotate phosphoribosyltransferase, with protein MVLNKDTAKKTAELLLQINAIKLEPENPFSWASGWKSPIYCDNRIILSYPPIRNYVREEIAKQVEKLYGKPDVIAGVATGAIGVGMLVADYLGLPFIYVRPEAKSHGRQNQIEGALEENQTVVVIEDLISTGKSSLNAVKALKDSGANVKGMIAIFTYGFDVATENFKKNNIDLHTLSDYENLIQQASDTNYIKEEQFKTLLEWKSNPSGWQQ; from the coding sequence ATGGTTTTAAACAAAGACACTGCTAAGAAAACAGCCGAACTTCTATTGCAAATTAATGCAATAAAGTTGGAACCTGAAAATCCTTTTTCATGGGCTTCAGGTTGGAAATCTCCAATCTATTGTGATAATAGAATTATTCTATCATATCCTCCCATCAGAAACTACGTTCGAGAAGAAATTGCTAAACAAGTTGAGAAGCTATATGGCAAACCAGATGTTATTGCTGGCGTTGCTACAGGCGCTATTGGTGTTGGCATGTTAGTTGCTGATTACTTAGGTCTTCCATTTATATATGTTCGACCAGAAGCTAAGTCACACGGTAGACAAAACCAAATTGAAGGTGCTTTAGAAGAAAACCAAACTGTAGTTGTTATTGAAGATTTAATAAGTACAGGAAAAAGCAGCTTAAATGCAGTAAAAGCATTAAAAGATTCAGGAGCAAATGTAAAAGGAATGATTGCCATATTTACATATGGTTTTGATGTAGCTACTGAAAATTTTAAAAAAAACAATATTGACCTGCACACATTAAGTGATTACGAAAACTTAATTCAACAAGCATCAGACACAAATTACATTAAAGAAGAACAATTTAAAACTTTGTTAGAATGGAAATCTAATCCATCTGGCTGGCAACAATAA
- a CDS encoding biotin--[acetyl-CoA-carboxylase] ligase, translating to MQIIKLDATDSTSLYLKNLIPKSNLDDFTVVTANRQTKGRGQMGTTWLSEDGKNLTFSFLKKNQQILIADQFLLNICVSLGVYYALEELKIPDLKVKWPNDILSGKDKICGILIENILSGAKIQASVVGIGLNVNQLSFSNLPNVSSLKLILGRTFDLEESLLIIMKHLKILFKNISEGKSESLKSQYLEVLFRKDKPSTFKDTSDQMFPGIIRGISNEGKLVVEIEDEILKEYDLKEVKLLY from the coding sequence ATGCAAATAATCAAACTTGATGCCACAGACTCAACAAGCCTGTACTTGAAGAATTTAATACCTAAAAGTAATCTTGATGATTTTACGGTAGTAACAGCTAATAGACAAACAAAAGGGCGTGGTCAAATGGGAACAACATGGCTTTCTGAAGATGGTAAAAACCTGACGTTTAGCTTTTTAAAAAAAAATCAGCAAATTTTAATAGCTGATCAGTTTTTATTAAATATTTGTGTGTCATTGGGCGTTTATTATGCTTTAGAAGAACTTAAAATACCAGATTTAAAAGTAAAATGGCCAAACGACATTTTGTCAGGAAAAGATAAAATTTGTGGAATTTTAATTGAAAATATACTTTCAGGAGCAAAAATTCAGGCTTCTGTTGTAGGAATAGGCTTGAATGTTAATCAATTATCGTTCAGTAATCTTCCAAATGTATCATCTTTAAAACTAATTTTAGGAAGAACTTTTGATTTAGAAGAGTCATTATTAATCATAATGAAACATCTTAAAATTCTTTTTAAAAATATTTCAGAAGGGAAATCAGAGTCTTTAAAAAGCCAATATTTAGAAGTACTATTTAGAAAAGATAAACCATCAACTTTTAAAGACACCTCAGATCAAATGTTTCCTGGTATCATTAGAGGAATTTCTAATGAAGGAAAATTAGTTGTTGAAATAGAGGATGAAATCTTAAAAGAATATGACTTGAAAGAAGTAAAGTTGCTTTATTAA
- the ftsH gene encoding ATP-dependent zinc metalloprotease FtsH, with translation MAKDNNSTPKKPKFSSWWIYGIIAALLIGFQFFSSSNLSNIQKTTTSKLKQYLVNGDVEEVLIVKNLGEAQVFLKKEALEKGDHKEVAEKAFSITNTKTPQYSLTYGDLSNFEDDLKKTKAEYNLDTVIDYKNDSNLFGEIILSILPFILIIGIWIFLMRRMSGGGGGGAGGQIFNIGKSKAKLFDEKTDTRTSFKDVAGLEGAKEEVEEIVDFLRNPDKYTSLGGKIPKGALLVGPPGTGKTLLAKAVAGEAKVPFFSLSGSDFVEMFVGVGASRVRDLFKQAKDKSPAIIFIDEIDAIGRARGKNNMTGSNDERENTLNQLLTEMDGFGTNTNVIVLAATNRADVLDKALMRAGRFDRQIYVDLPDIRERKEIFEVHLKPIKTAETLDSEFLAKQTPGFSGADIANVCNEAALIAARKDKKAVNKQDFLDAVDRIVGGLEKKNKIITPGEKETIAYHEAGHATVSWMLEHAAPLVKVTIVPRGQSLGAAWYLPEERLIVRPDQMKDEMCATLGGRAAEKVIFNKISTGALSDLEKVTKQAKAMVTIYGLNDKIGNITYYDSSGQDSYGFSKPYSEETAQTIDKEISILIEEQYERAIELLDKNKDKLTELAQRLLEKEVIFKDDLEKIFGKRTFDKDLAEAATVVDIDVNNTELPES, from the coding sequence ATGGCAAAAGACAATAACTCAACTCCAAAAAAACCAAAATTTAGTTCTTGGTGGATTTATGGAATAATAGCAGCTTTATTAATTGGATTTCAATTTTTTAGCAGCTCTAACTTATCTAATATTCAAAAAACAACAACGTCTAAACTAAAACAATACTTAGTTAACGGAGATGTTGAAGAAGTTTTAATCGTTAAAAACCTTGGTGAAGCACAAGTTTTTTTAAAGAAAGAAGCATTAGAAAAAGGAGACCATAAAGAAGTGGCTGAAAAAGCTTTTTCAATTACAAACACTAAAACACCTCAATACTCTTTAACATATGGTGATTTAAGTAACTTTGAAGATGATTTAAAGAAAACTAAAGCAGAATATAATTTAGATACTGTTATAGATTATAAGAATGATTCTAACCTTTTTGGTGAAATCATTTTAAGCATCCTTCCTTTCATACTTATTATTGGTATTTGGATATTTTTAATGAGAAGAATGTCTGGCGGCGGCGGCGGCGGCGCAGGTGGTCAAATTTTTAATATCGGAAAATCTAAAGCAAAACTTTTTGACGAAAAAACAGATACAAGAACATCATTTAAAGATGTTGCTGGTTTAGAAGGTGCTAAAGAAGAAGTTGAAGAGATTGTAGACTTTTTAAGAAACCCTGACAAATACACTTCTTTGGGTGGTAAAATACCAAAAGGTGCATTATTAGTAGGACCTCCAGGAACTGGTAAAACTTTATTAGCAAAAGCTGTTGCTGGTGAAGCAAAAGTACCTTTCTTCTCACTATCAGGTTCTGATTTTGTTGAAATGTTTGTAGGTGTTGGAGCATCAAGAGTTCGAGACTTATTTAAACAAGCTAAAGATAAATCTCCTGCGATTATTTTTATTGATGAAATTGATGCTATTGGTAGAGCTAGAGGTAAAAACAACATGACAGGTTCTAATGATGAACGTGAAAACACATTGAACCAATTGCTTACTGAAATGGATGGTTTTGGAACAAATACGAACGTAATTGTTTTAGCAGCTACCAACAGAGCAGATGTTTTAGATAAAGCTTTAATGAGAGCTGGACGTTTTGACAGACAAATTTATGTTGACTTACCAGATATTAGAGAACGTAAAGAAATATTTGAAGTACACCTAAAACCTATTAAAACTGCTGAAACATTAGATTCAGAATTTTTAGCGAAACAAACTCCTGGTTTCTCTGGGGCTGATATTGCAAATGTTTGTAACGAAGCTGCATTAATTGCCGCTCGTAAAGACAAAAAAGCAGTAAACAAACAAGATTTCTTAGATGCTGTTGATAGAATTGTAGGTGGATTAGAGAAGAAAAATAAAATTATCACTCCAGGTGAAAAAGAAACAATTGCTTATCATGAAGCTGGTCATGCAACTGTAAGTTGGATGTTAGAACATGCTGCACCTTTAGTTAAAGTAACTATTGTACCTAGAGGTCAATCTTTAGGAGCTGCATGGTATTTACCTGAAGAACGTTTAATCGTTCGTCCTGATCAAATGAAAGACGAAATGTGTGCAACTTTAGGCGGTAGAGCTGCTGAAAAAGTTATATTTAATAAAATATCTACTGGCGCACTTAGTGATTTAGAAAAAGTAACTAAGCAGGCAAAAGCAATGGTTACTATTTATGGTTTGAATGATAAGATTGGAAACATCACTTATTATGATTCATCAGGACAAGATTCTTATGGGTTCTCTAAGCCTTATAGTGAAGAAACTGCACAAACGATAGACAAAGAGATCTCTATTTTGATAGAAGAGCAATACGAACGTGCTATTGAACTTTTAGATAAAAATAAAGATAAGCTTACTGAACTTGCTCAAAGATTGTTAGAAAAAGAAGTTATCTTTAAAGATGATTTAGAGAAAATTTTTGGAAAAAGAACTTTTGATAAAGATTTAGCTGAAGCAGCTACGGTAGTTGACATAGATGTTAACAATACTGAATTACCTGAATCATAA
- a CDS encoding LUD domain-containing protein has protein sequence MGLFDKLFGGGKNKVSKEANESRGMHMPDLDIPADEKFTIHFKKNGGKFIYCDGYSDVYEALENIIIENEWQKLPFFSIDERLEQKFSRQQITFTKQLKNSPIFFTTCEHLIAQNGSILICSNQLKELKLNELPENFIVFATTSQLVNSIGEGLKIIKKKYKHTIPSNITTIKHFQSKTENKDDFLTYGSSSKNLYLILLEDL, from the coding sequence ATGGGACTATTTGACAAACTCTTTGGAGGAGGCAAAAACAAGGTTTCTAAAGAAGCTAATGAATCTAGAGGCATGCATATGCCTGATTTAGACATACCCGCTGATGAAAAATTCACTATACATTTTAAGAAAAATGGCGGTAAATTTATTTACTGTGATGGTTATTCAGATGTATATGAAGCATTAGAAAATATAATTATTGAAAACGAATGGCAAAAACTGCCATTCTTTTCAATAGATGAAAGATTAGAACAAAAATTTTCTAGGCAACAAATTACATTTACTAAACAATTAAAAAACAGTCCAATATTTTTTACCACATGCGAACATCTGATCGCTCAAAATGGATCTATTTTAATATGTTCTAATCAACTAAAAGAACTTAAACTTAATGAATTGCCTGAAAATTTTATTGTTTTCGCAACTACCAGTCAGCTTGTAAATTCAATAGGTGAAGGTTTAAAGATTATTAAGAAAAAATACAAACATACTATTCCATCTAATATTACTACCATCAAACATTTTCAATCTAAAACTGAAAATAAAGATGATTTTTTAACATATGGTAGTAGTTCTAAAAATTTATATCTTATACTTCTCGAAGATTTATAA
- the coaD gene encoding pantetheine-phosphate adenylyltransferase → MRRAIFPGSFDPLTLGHYDIILRGITLFDELIISIGVNSDKKYMFSLEERKHFIEEAFKDEPKIKVLTYEGLTVDFCKKVDASFILRGLRNPGDFEFEKAIAHTNRKLSEIETVFLLTSSGKSYISSSIVRDVIKNGGDYTGLVPDTVRTK, encoded by the coding sequence ATGAGACGTGCTATTTTTCCAGGTTCATTTGACCCACTTACTTTAGGACATTACGATATAATACTGAGAGGAATTACACTATTTGATGAGCTCATAATTTCGATTGGTGTTAACTCTGACAAAAAATATATGTTTTCTTTAGAAGAGCGTAAACATTTTATTGAAGAAGCTTTTAAAGACGAGCCTAAAATTAAAGTACTTACTTATGAAGGGCTTACTGTTGATTTTTGTAAAAAGGTTGATGCGTCTTTTATTTTAAGAGGACTAAGAAACCCAGGTGATTTTGAATTTGAAAAAGCAATAGCACATACCAATAGAAAACTATCGGAAATAGAAACTGTTTTTTTACTTACTTCTTCTGGCAAATCATATATCAGTTCATCTATTGTTCGAGATGTTATAAAAAATGGAGGTGACTATACTGGTTTAGTTCCTGATACAGTTCGTACTAAATAA
- a CDS encoding NUDIX hydrolase: protein MYKVFVNEAQLILTNKLSDISNNKYFLLNEKSINEAIESLSKKKLSVAYIYHPNNEEILKKFTKKIPLVVAAGGVVTNKEGKVLFIYRNDKWDLPKGKLDKGESLEQCAIREVEEETGVKGLKIENILKTTYHVFKRNGNFKLKEVHWFAMKTSYKGELIGQLDEGIEKVKWKGPKKIAKALENSYYNIKILFEE from the coding sequence ATGTATAAAGTTTTTGTTAATGAGGCTCAGTTGATTTTGACAAATAAACTGTCTGATATATCGAATAATAAATATTTTTTATTGAATGAGAAATCAATCAATGAAGCAATAGAATCGTTATCAAAGAAAAAATTAAGTGTTGCTTATATCTACCATCCTAATAATGAGGAGATTCTGAAGAAGTTTACAAAGAAAATTCCTTTAGTTGTTGCAGCTGGTGGTGTGGTTACTAATAAAGAAGGTAAGGTTTTGTTTATTTATAGGAATGATAAATGGGATCTGCCAAAGGGTAAATTAGATAAAGGTGAGTCTCTTGAGCAATGTGCGATTAGAGAGGTAGAAGAGGAAACAGGTGTAAAAGGTCTTAAAATTGAGAATATTTTAAAGACTACATATCATGTTTTTAAACGAAATGGAAACTTTAAACTTAAAGAAGTTCATTGGTTTGCTATGAAAACATCTTATAAAGGAGAGCTAATCGGCCAGTTAGATGAAGGTATTGAAAAAGTTAAATGGAAAGGCCCCAAAAAAATTGCTAAAGCCTTAGAAAACTCTTACTATAATATTAAAATTTTGTTTGAAGAGTAA
- a CDS encoding two-component system response regulator, with amino-acid sequence MKLIKSIFIIDDDKVTVFGTKKLLSNAVKCDDISSYENGEIAINKIKEIIKNKTDLPQIIFLDLNMPIMDGWEFLEEFIELDIPKPLAINIVTSSINKEDRDKSKNYSQRTHHTITYNTKPLSKEQIIKVTINQ; translated from the coding sequence ATGAAATTGATTAAATCTATATTTATAATTGATGATGACAAAGTAACGGTTTTTGGAACCAAAAAACTTTTGAGCAATGCTGTTAAATGCGACGACATTAGTTCATATGAAAATGGGGAAATTGCAATAAATAAAATAAAAGAGATTATAAAAAACAAAACAGATCTACCTCAAATCATTTTTTTGGATTTAAATATGCCTATCATGGATGGATGGGAATTTTTAGAAGAATTCATAGAACTTGACATACCGAAACCATTAGCAATAAATATTGTAACCTCTTCTATAAATAAAGAAGATAGAGATAAATCAAAAAATTATTCACAACGTACTCACCATACGATTACCTACAACACAAAGCCATTAAGTAAAGAACAAATTATAAAAGTTACAATCAATCAATAA
- a CDS encoding SRPBCC family protein, whose product MHIETPKKTIQKSSKEVYEFLIDVKNFEKLMPENISKFEVISEDRFLFALKGMPEIVLQRKELTPTSKVVLGAASEKLPFTLTANLIELSATETEVVLSFEGEFNAMMAMMIKNPITNFMGTLSENLNKV is encoded by the coding sequence ATGCACATAGAAACTCCTAAAAAAACAATTCAAAAAAGCTCAAAAGAGGTTTATGAATTTTTAATTGACGTAAAAAACTTTGAAAAACTAATGCCTGAAAATATTAGTAAATTTGAAGTTATAAGTGAAGATCGCTTCTTATTTGCCTTAAAAGGCATGCCAGAAATAGTTTTACAAAGAAAAGAACTTACACCTACGAGCAAAGTAGTTTTAGGTGCTGCTAGTGAAAAACTACCTTTTACATTAACAGCTAACCTTATAGAGTTATCAGCTACAGAAACTGAAGTTGTATTAAGTTTTGAAGGTGAATTTAACGCTATGATGGCTATGATGATAAAGAACCCAATTACAAATTTTATGGGTACACTTTCTGAAAATTTAAACAAAGTTTAA
- a CDS encoding M14 family metallopeptidase, producing MRFFYIIFFVSVIISCETQTENSTSEYITQFEKSDGKETATYTETIDFYIKLAKEFPEINIQTIGETDSGYPLHLVTYNLDSDFNFKKLQENKTIILINNGIHPGESDGIDATMMFFRDLAIEKIASPENTVITTIPIYNIGGALNRNSNSRANQNGPESYGFRGNALNYDLNRDFIKADTKNAKTFTAIYHLVKPDIFIDNHVSNGADYQYTLTHLFTQHNKLGLDLGDYLNDNLMPKLEQKLAEDEWDITPYVNVYNSVPEKGFSQFMDYPRYSSGYTTLWNTVGMMVETHMLKPYNKRVEGTYAILNKMLEIAETDGHKIKELRAKSNKEVLELTEYPVQWELDTTRTSILNFKGYEADTLISAVTGFNRLKYDTSRPFTKPVTYQNYYKPSEKIKIPSAYLLKKSNYKVLDLLSQNKINYTLLKKDTLVEVEAYKIENYETRKNSYEGHYLHFDTKVAASTKKVQFLQGDIFVPVKQEGIRYILETLEPSATDSFFNWNFFDAILQQKEGFSPYVFEDIALKLLQDNNLLNEAFQLKKSTDENFSNNWYTQLEYIYQNSKYYEDAHLQYPVYRVVNDFYIEEE from the coding sequence ATGAGATTTTTTTACATTATATTTTTTGTTTCCGTAATTATTTCTTGTGAAACTCAAACAGAAAATAGCACTTCAGAATACATAACTCAATTTGAAAAATCTGACGGAAAAGAAACCGCTACCTATACCGAAACTATAGATTTTTACATAAAACTTGCTAAAGAGTTTCCTGAAATCAACATTCAGACTATTGGTGAAACAGATAGTGGTTATCCACTACATTTAGTCACTTATAATTTAGATAGTGATTTTAACTTTAAAAAATTACAAGAGAATAAAACTATAATTTTAATAAATAACGGTATCCACCCCGGAGAGAGTGATGGGATTGATGCAACAATGATGTTTTTTAGAGATTTAGCTATAGAAAAAATAGCTTCTCCAGAAAACACTGTTATAACTACTATACCCATATATAATATTGGCGGTGCATTAAACCGAAATTCTAATAGCCGAGCTAACCAGAACGGACCAGAGTCATACGGCTTTAGAGGCAACGCATTAAATTACGATTTAAATAGAGATTTTATTAAGGCTGACACTAAAAATGCAAAAACATTTACTGCAATTTATCACTTAGTAAAACCTGATATTTTTATAGACAACCATGTGAGCAATGGTGCCGATTATCAGTATACACTTACTCATTTATTTACACAACATAACAAATTAGGGCTTGATTTAGGTGACTATTTAAATGATAATTTAATGCCTAAATTAGAACAAAAGCTAGCAGAAGATGAATGGGATATAACTCCATATGTAAATGTTTACAATAGCGTACCAGAAAAAGGTTTTTCTCAATTTATGGATTATCCCCGATACTCATCAGGTTACACAACGTTATGGAATACTGTTGGCATGATGGTAGAAACACATATGTTAAAACCTTACAACAAAAGGGTTGAAGGCACATATGCAATATTAAATAAAATGTTGGAAATAGCAGAAACCGACGGCCATAAAATAAAAGAATTAAGAGCTAAATCTAATAAAGAAGTTTTAGAGCTTACAGAATACCCAGTTCAATGGGAATTAGACACGACAAGAACATCAATACTTAATTTTAAAGGTTACGAAGCAGATACTTTAATAAGTGCGGTAACAGGATTTAATAGACTTAAGTATGATACAAGTAGACCTTTTACAAAACCTGTGACATATCAAAATTACTATAAGCCTTCTGAAAAAATTAAAATACCAAGTGCTTACTTATTAAAAAAGAGCAATTATAAAGTTCTTGACTTACTTAGTCAAAACAAAATAAACTATACTCTATTAAAAAAAGATACTTTAGTAGAAGTTGAAGCTTATAAAATAGAGAACTATGAAACTCGAAAAAATAGTTATGAAGGTCATTACCTTCATTTTGATACAAAGGTTGCAGCTTCGACAAAAAAAGTGCAATTTTTACAAGGAGATATTTTTGTACCCGTAAAACAAGAAGGTATTAGATATATTCTCGAAACTCTAGAACCATCAGCTACAGATTCATTTTTTAATTGGAATTTTTTCGATGCAATTCTTCAACAGAAAGAAGGATTCTCACCTTATGTTTTTGAAGATATTGCTTTAAAGTTATTACAAGATAACAACTTACTTAATGAAGCTTTTCAACTAAAGAAAAGTACTGATGAGAATTTCTCAAACAACTGGTATACGCAATTAGAATATATATACCAGAATTCTAAATATTATGAAGACGCTCATTTACAATACCCAGTATACCGAGTTGTAAATGATTTTTATATTGAAGAAGAGTAA
- the rsfS gene encoding ribosome silencing factor produces MQKKQTSVDELISFILEGIEEVKGNNINLLDLREIENTVCDYFIICSGTSNTHVNALVGSIQKTVSKNIKDKPWHVEGSENSEWVLMDYVNVVVHVFQKQAREYYDIEGLWGDAKVTTIESSLK; encoded by the coding sequence ATGCAGAAAAAGCAAACTAGCGTAGATGAACTCATCAGTTTTATTCTAGAAGGAATAGAAGAAGTTAAAGGAAATAATATAAATTTACTTGATTTAAGAGAAATTGAAAATACAGTTTGCGACTATTTCATTATCTGTAGTGGTACTTCAAATACACATGTAAATGCGTTAGTAGGTTCTATCCAAAAAACGGTAAGCAAAAACATTAAGGACAAGCCTTGGCATGTTGAAGGTTCAGAAAACTCTGAATGGGTTTTAATGGACTATGTTAATGTTGTTGTACATGTGTTTCAAAAGCAAGCAAGAGAATATTACGACATTGAAGGCCTTTGGGGTGATGCAAAAGTTACAACAATAGAAAGTAGTCTTAAATAA
- a CDS encoding phosphatidate cytidylyltransferase, protein MKEIFRRLITGIVYVVLLLSAIFLSSDAFDFLFMVFGLACLFEFKRMAKLKGYYIFVAYLALWWSFIYFITDYSYSQSIVNVLMFITITINIVLLFYLFSTKPKIFTQLQKFLISLFYIGGGCIFLTMIPYQENSFAKFLIMGIFILIWVNDSFAYLVGKSIGKNKLFPSVSPKKTWEGAIGGLVFSLIAAFIMSKFEAHISLYQWLILAIVIVVTGNLGDLLESKFKRAAGVKDSGAILPGHGGMLDRLDSLVFAAPFAYLTLNIFNHVS, encoded by the coding sequence ATGAAAGAAATTTTTAGAAGACTAATTACAGGTATAGTTTACGTTGTACTATTGTTATCTGCTATATTTTTAAGCTCAGATGCTTTTGATTTTTTATTTATGGTATTTGGTTTAGCTTGCCTTTTCGAATTCAAGAGAATGGCTAAATTAAAGGGCTATTACATTTTTGTAGCATACTTAGCTTTATGGTGGAGCTTTATTTATTTTATTACCGACTACTCTTACAGCCAGTCAATTGTAAACGTTTTAATGTTTATAACAATAACAATAAACATAGTTTTACTTTTTTACCTTTTTTCTACAAAACCCAAAATTTTTACTCAGTTACAGAAATTTTTAATCAGCCTTTTTTACATTGGCGGAGGTTGTATTTTCCTCACAATGATTCCTTATCAAGAAAATAGTTTCGCTAAATTCTTAATTATGGGAATCTTTATTCTAATTTGGGTAAACGATTCTTTTGCCTATTTGGTAGGGAAATCTATTGGAAAAAATAAACTATTTCCATCTGTATCTCCTAAGAAAACATGGGAAGGAGCTATTGGAGGGTTAGTTTTTTCTTTGATTGCTGCATTTATAATGTCTAAATTTGAAGCCCATATAAGTCTATATCAATGGTTAATTTTAGCAATTGTGATAGTCGTAACTGGCAATTTAGGTGATTTATTAGAATCTAAATTTAAAAGAGCTGCTGGTGTTAAAGACAGTGGCGCTATATTACCTGGGCATGGCGGAATGTTAGATAGATTAGATAGTCTAGTTTTTGCTGCTCCTTTTGCATACTTAACCTTAAATATTTTCAACCATGTTTCATAA
- a CDS encoding PAS domain-containing sensor histidine kinase, giving the protein MKPIVNLKNNYLIKQLPKATTYVNLNYEIIYISDSWNNQFNQNQTDLLGSNVLNTFPKLSHRWKQDFINCFLGFSNKLKNSSYYKQDVIIWLEWIIQPWYDEDENIIGAILQLENSTEKNLKNQRLETLEILLDVKSEIGKIGSWEYDALTDKVVWCKMTKLIHEVTEDYIPTTEKSINFYKPGKSKDKLVYSLKKSMNESGYWSEKLQLITAKGKEIWAIAAWRSIFENNKFIGIVGSIQDITKEVEAQAKTVENEQLLTTLIDNLPLNIYIKDLKSRKILINKAECDYIGLPAEEIVGKTDFDFYPKEIAQKSRIEDLKVINSLKPILKQEKLNIKKDGTRTHFLMSKIPLINNQNEITGIVGFSLDINYLKEKEDELRRLINITSLQNKKLVNFAHIISHNIRSHSANFSLLLGFLIKENKECERLKLLEMLTNESDNLLETLDNLNQVVEINTNLNLTNTNIEINSSIDLTLNKLKHLIKNKKAIISNTIEESIFINGIPSYVENILLTVISNAIKFSNNNTENLIQISAEQNSNQTILIIKDSGIGIDLNKNKNKLFGMYRTFHENPESKGIGLFIAKNQIEAMNGKFEVKSEIGKGTIFKIYFNEID; this is encoded by the coding sequence TTGAAACCTATAGTCAATCTTAAAAATAATTACCTAATCAAGCAGCTACCCAAAGCTACTACATATGTTAATCTTAATTATGAGATTATATACATATCTGATAGTTGGAATAATCAGTTTAATCAAAATCAAACTGATTTATTAGGCTCTAATGTTTTAAATACTTTTCCTAAACTATCACATAGGTGGAAACAAGATTTCATAAACTGCTTTTTAGGTTTTTCTAATAAGCTTAAAAACTCAAGCTATTATAAACAAGATGTAATAATTTGGTTAGAATGGATAATACAACCGTGGTATGATGAAGATGAAAACATTATCGGGGCTATATTACAATTAGAAAATTCGACTGAAAAAAATTTAAAAAACCAAAGATTAGAAACATTAGAAATTTTACTAGATGTTAAATCTGAAATTGGAAAAATCGGTAGTTGGGAATACGATGCTTTGACCGACAAAGTTGTATGGTGTAAAATGACCAAACTAATTCATGAAGTTACAGAAGATTATATACCTACTACTGAAAAATCAATAAATTTTTACAAACCTGGAAAAAGTAAAGATAAGTTAGTTTATAGTCTTAAAAAAAGCATGAATGAAAGTGGTTATTGGAGTGAAAAACTACAACTAATCACTGCTAAAGGAAAAGAAATTTGGGCCATTGCCGCATGGAGATCTATATTTGAAAACAATAAATTTATTGGAATAGTTGGCTCTATACAAGACATCACAAAAGAAGTTGAAGCTCAAGCCAAAACTGTTGAAAATGAGCAACTTTTAACAACATTGATAGATAATTTACCACTTAACATTTATATTAAAGATTTAAAATCTAGAAAAATTTTAATAAACAAAGCGGAGTGTGATTATATTGGCTTACCTGCAGAAGAAATAGTAGGAAAAACCGATTTTGATTTTTACCCTAAAGAAATTGCTCAAAAATCTAGAATTGAAGATCTTAAAGTCATAAATTCATTAAAACCCATATTAAAACAAGAAAAATTAAACATTAAAAAAGACGGTACTAGAACGCATTTTCTAATGTCTAAAATACCGCTTATAAATAACCAAAATGAAATAACAGGTATTGTTGGTTTCAGTTTAGATATTAACTATCTTAAAGAAAAGGAAGATGAGTTAAGAAGACTAATAAACATTACTTCTCTTCAGAATAAAAAACTAGTAAATTTTGCACATATAATATCTCATAATATAAGATCACATAGTGCCAACTTCTCTTTACTCCTTGGTTTTTTAATTAAAGAAAATAAAGAATGTGAAAGGCTTAAGTTATTAGAAATGTTAACAAATGAATCTGACAATTTATTAGAAACATTAGATAATTTAAATCAAGTTGTTGAAATTAATACAAATCTCAATTTAACAAATACTAATATTGAAATAAACTCTAGTATTGACCTTACTCTTAACAAATTAAAACATTTAATTAAAAACAAAAAAGCTATTATTTCAAATACAATTGAAGAGTCTATTTTCATTAACGGAATTCCTTCTTACGTAGAAAACATATTACTTACTGTTATTTCTAATGCTATAAAATTTAGTAATAATAATACAGAAAATTTAATTCAAATAAGTGCTGAGCAAAACAGCAACCAGACCATATTAATTATAAAAGATAGTGGTATCGGAATCGATTTAAACAAAAATAAAAACAAACTTTTCGGGATGTATAGAACGTTTCACGAAAACCCTGAATCTAAAGGGATTGGTTTATTTATAGCTAAAAATCAAATTGAAGCTATGAATGGAAAATTTGAGGTAAAAAGCGAAATTGGTAAAGGCACTATTTTTAAAATTTATTTTAATGAAATTGATTAA